The proteins below come from a single Mercenaria mercenaria strain notata chromosome 3, MADL_Memer_1, whole genome shotgun sequence genomic window:
- the LOC123523390 gene encoding toll-like receptor 4 yields MLHKIYSFLFFGGLVCMTGANRVVFNENGDCIIEGFSVMCGRTLPRVLPENITRVTVTELLQNSIDNDTFEHNSWRLVNYLDVTFNKHVNFRLKEYNFYALKNLKSLGLHSSKLTFSDNKNIFQGLLELQTLNLSSCFYLKTAELVLNLQTQKSLHSLILDQVSLFYTGQVVIDNGFIEMISRLKIRKLSLSGCNLLVKGPFYTEGLSFSLNVADFSNITLRERIDNFERRQIITVLSQLKILNISNLPSKFVAFSFWHLTGGRKTAHCYERFSDDFAYLFYKVERLEMNSIISRTVKINNTYMDLSHCSYINLKSLKLRSNNLQYLNATIQSPEKVVNLYEVDLSLNDLEYLSPFLLGSILSLEKLHLAHNKLYRMASLAEFKYLFSAIKNLWYLDLSNNHFSWLPRTTFSNTLNLTFLDLSYNQLSSISFEIMHLIKLRFLNMEYNMVRYIDGTDFRNLKFLLQNKPIPTNISFAHNQIVCSCDSVRFITWLNAYVKTSEMQSYVCSLEGKTIQLDSHAVEESEFLCIRSKIVIVSVSLSISAFCIISLVAAVVIYRKRQQRRAQKNANFLEDFENGLLQQKFLCFLSYSSEDEGNDIHEIYEKLEEALLRTTGLKQEVVCFGDKDFHLGFPIADEIVRCISESCVVVCIVSNNFCESHRCQMELREAYELNKPIILIFKEEVDLTRMQPLMSKIFRRYTRAKLITKEDGRKEIVPGYEQISCSILKLAVSHTETEVI; encoded by the coding sequence ATGCTTCACAAGATATACAGCTTCCTTTTCTTTGGCGGTTTAGTATGTATGACTGGTGCAAATAGAGTTGTGTTTAATGAAAATGGGGATTGCATTATTGAAGGATTTTCAGTTATGTGTGGAAGAACCCTACCGCGAGTGCTACCAGAGAATATCACAAGAGTTACAGTAACAGAACTGTTACAGAACAGCATCGATAATGATACGTTCGAACATAACAGCTGGAGGTTGGTAAATTATCTggatgttactttcaataaaCATGTAAACTTTCGACTCAAAGAGTATAACTTCTACGCTCTCAAGAACCTAAAATCACTCGGACTACATTCCTCTAAATTGACGTTTAgtgataataaaaacatttttcaaggaCTTCTGGAATTGCAGACTCTGAATCTATCATCATGTTTTTATCTCAAGACTGCAGAACTCGTGTTGAATTTGCAAACACAAAAAAGCTTACACTCGTTAATCCTTGATCAAGTCTCACTGTTTTATACGGGGCAAGTTGTTATTGATAATGGATTTATAGAAATGATTAGTAgattgaaaataagaaaattaagCTTAAGTGGTTGTAACTTATTAGTTAAGGGTCCTTTCTACACAGAAGGGCTTTCATTCTCTTTGAATGTTGCCGATTTTTCAAACATAACACTTAGAGAAAGGATTGATAATTTTGAGCGGAGACAAATTATTACTGTACTTTCCCAActgaagattttaaacatttCGAATCTACCTTCTAAATTTGTTGCCTTTTCTTTTTGGCACCTGACTGGAGGAAGAAAAACTGCTCATTGTTATGAAAGATTCAGTGATGATTTtgcttatttgttttataaagtagAACGTCTAGAAATGAATAGTATAATTTCTAGAACTGTGAAAATAAACAATACGTACATGGATCTATCACATTGCAGTTATATTAATCTTAAATCGCTGAAGTTAAGATCAAATAATTTACAGTATTTAAATGCTACGATACAGTCGCCAGAGAAAGTAGTGAATTTGTATGAAGTTGACCTGTCTCTAAATGACCTAGAAtacttatctccctttttattagGATCGATCTTATCGTTAGAAAAACTTCATCTTGCTCACAATAAGTTGTATCGGATGGCCTCCCTTGCAGAATTCAAATATCTGTTCAGTGCTATCAAGAACTTATGGTATCTTGACTTATCAAATAACCATTTTAGCTGGCTTCCTAGAACAACATTTTCTAATACCTTGAACTTAACTTTTCTAGATTTATCGTACAATCAATTGTCTTCTAtcagttttgaaataatgcatcTTATTAAATTGCGGTTTCTCAACATGGAATACAATATGGTCCGCTATATTGATGGCACTGATTTcagaaatctgaaatttttatTGCAAAACAAGCCAATACCTACAAACATAAGTTTTGCTCACAATCAAATTGTTTGTAGTTGTGATTCGGTACGTTTTATTACATGGTTAAACGCTTATGTTAAAACAAGTGAAATGCAAAGTTATGTATGTTCCTTAGAGGGCAAAACAATTCAACTCGATAGCCACGCTGTTGAAGAATCAGAGTTTTTATGTATACGGTCAAAAATAGTGATAGTTTCAGTGTCACTAAGCATATCAGCTTTCTGCATCATATCATTAGTGGCAGCAGTTGTTATATACAGAAAGCGACAACAAAGAAGAGCACAAAAGAATGCCAATTTTCTGGAGGATTTTGAAAATGGATTGTTACAACAGAAGTTTTTATGCTTTTTGTCATATTCCAGTGAGGACGAAGGAAACgatatacatgaaatatatgaaaagcTTGAAGAAGCATTACTGAGAACCACTGGGTTAAAGCAAGAAGTTGTCTGTTTTGGTGATAAAGACTTTCATCTAGGATTTCCAATTGCGGATGAAATAGTACGGTGTATATCAGAGAGTTGCGTCGTTGTGTGCATAGTTTCAAACAATTTCTGTGAAAGCCATCGGTGCCAAATGGAACTTCGAGAAGCTTATGAGCTTAACAAACCAATTATACTCATTTTCAAAGAGGAAGTTGACTTAACACGGATGCAACCTTTGATGTCTAAGATATTTCGACGTTATACCCGAGCAAAACTCATCACGAAAGAAGACGGTCGAAAGGAAATTGTGCCAGGTTACGAACAAATTTCTTGTTCCATTCTAAAACTCGCTGTTTCACATACCGAAACTGAAGTTATTTAG